From Heliomicrobium modesticaldum Ice1, a single genomic window includes:
- the spoIIM gene encoding stage II sporulation protein M: MAILFRRSVTVGLGQGHLHAHWGFYALALTLIACGTVTGAVSAKHLPPGQAEELQSRILQAFQEIRGGVDHHALLQPAVAHNLETVGLILLLGLTVLGIPLIAAFLFFRGFVLGFAAGFLLLSRPEDGWFIILLALAPPSLVLLPALLLSGGMALAFSLWLVRRRPYRAVPLRRALFMYALVGAGTLVLGAGAGLIDAYITPGLLGLFLH; this comes from the coding sequence GTGGCGATCCTGTTCCGACGCAGCGTGACAGTTGGGCTGGGACAAGGGCATCTGCATGCCCATTGGGGTTTCTATGCGCTGGCCTTGACGCTGATCGCCTGCGGAACCGTCACCGGCGCCGTATCGGCTAAGCACCTGCCGCCGGGCCAGGCAGAGGAATTGCAGTCAAGGATCTTGCAAGCCTTCCAGGAGATTCGGGGAGGCGTCGATCATCACGCCCTTTTGCAACCGGCAGTGGCGCACAATCTGGAGACAGTCGGCCTGATCCTCCTGCTCGGCTTGACGGTGCTGGGGATTCCGCTGATCGCTGCCTTTCTCTTTTTCCGCGGCTTTGTGCTTGGCTTCGCCGCCGGATTTCTGTTGTTGTCACGCCCGGAGGACGGTTGGTTCATCATTTTGCTCGCCCTGGCTCCGCCCAGCCTGGTCTTGTTGCCGGCGCTCCTTTTGTCAGGAGGGATGGCCTTGGCCTTCTCTCTATGGCTGGTTCGGCGACGCCCTTATCGCGCCGTGCCCTTGCGCCGCGCCCTCTTCATGTATGCCCTTGTCGGCGCAGGGACATTGGTGTTGGGGGCCGGAGCGGGGTTGATAGACGCCTATATAACGCCGGGGCTGTTAGGCCTGTTTTTGCACTAA
- the xerD gene encoding site-specific tyrosine recombinase XerD yields MRHGDAFLAHLAVERGLSGNTIDAYRRDLADLAAFLAERGIGDPADVTRSDLQDYLYHTYRRGLSAATRARRLAAIKGYFGFLFDEAIRRDDPTELIDGPRLQRLLPDVLNVEEVAALLQAPPRTIVGLRDRAMLETMYACGLRVSELIALTLDQVRLDLGLVRVVGKGMKERIVPLGGLAAAAIEEYLSRTRGTLAGHGAEKHLFLNQRGKPLTRQGFWKILKAYAAEAGIAKEVTPHTLRHSFATHLLSNGADLRAVQEMLGHADVSTTQIYTHLTMGRLREVYDRSHPRARLAVRAQREEPG; encoded by the coding sequence ATGCGTCACGGCGATGCCTTTCTCGCTCACCTGGCAGTGGAACGCGGGCTGTCGGGTAACACCATCGACGCCTACCGTCGCGACCTGGCCGATCTGGCCGCCTTTTTGGCGGAACGAGGCATCGGCGATCCGGCCGATGTAACCCGTTCCGATCTTCAGGACTACCTCTACCACACCTATCGGCGCGGTTTGTCGGCGGCCACGCGGGCGCGGCGGCTGGCGGCCATCAAGGGCTATTTCGGCTTTTTGTTTGACGAGGCCATCCGCCGGGACGATCCGACTGAGTTGATCGACGGCCCCCGGTTGCAGCGTCTCCTGCCCGATGTGCTCAACGTGGAGGAAGTGGCGGCTTTGCTGCAGGCACCGCCCAGAACAATTGTGGGCCTGCGGGATCGTGCCATGTTGGAAACCATGTACGCCTGCGGTTTGCGGGTGAGTGAACTGATCGCCCTGACGCTCGATCAGGTTCGCCTCGATCTGGGGCTGGTGCGGGTGGTGGGCAAGGGGATGAAGGAGCGGATCGTGCCGCTGGGCGGTCTTGCCGCCGCCGCTATAGAAGAATACCTCTCCCGGACGCGCGGGACACTAGCGGGACATGGGGCGGAAAAGCATCTCTTTTTGAATCAGCGGGGCAAGCCGCTGACCAGGCAGGGTTTTTGGAAGATCCTCAAGGCTTATGCTGCTGAGGCAGGCATTGCGAAGGAAGTCACGCCCCATACATTGCGCCACTCTTTCGCCACCCACCTGCTGTCTAACGGCGCCGATCTGCGCGCCGTCCAGGAGATGCTCGGTCACGCCGACGTGTCGACGACCCAGATCTATACCCACTTGACGATGGGACGGCTGCGAGAGGTCTATGACCGCAGCCACCCGCGAGCACGTCTGGCGGTCAGGGCGCAGCGCGAGGAGCCGGGCTAG
- the mntR gene encoding transcriptional regulator MntR yields the protein MAGDEFFTFREYMKKEEDCLTASMEDYLEMIYRLCQDQGFTRVHDLAAALNVQPPSATKMVQKLAEALWVKYEKYGIIVLTDKGRETGRFLLRRHNTIERFLRLIGLPEEVLQETEKMEHTVGEKTLVCLTDFVEFLRTRPDIMSDYEQFRREKQSS from the coding sequence ATGGCCGGTGATGAGTTTTTTACCTTTCGCGAGTACATGAAAAAAGAAGAGGACTGCCTCACGGCTTCAATGGAGGACTACCTGGAGATGATTTACCGGCTCTGTCAGGATCAAGGCTTCACACGCGTCCACGACCTGGCGGCGGCGCTCAATGTGCAGCCACCATCGGCGACCAAGATGGTCCAGAAACTGGCCGAGGCGCTCTGGGTAAAATACGAAAAGTACGGGATCATCGTGCTCACGGACAAAGGGCGGGAGACGGGGCGGTTTCTGCTGCGCCGACACAACACGATCGAACGCTTTCTGCGCCTCATCGGGTTGCCTGAAGAGGTGCTGCAGGAGACGGAAAAGATGGAGCACACGGTCGGTGAAAAGACCTTGGTCTGTCTGACGGATTTTGTCGAGTTTTTAAGAACCAGACCGGACATCATGAGCGATTACGAACAGTTTCGACGGGAAAAACAATCATCGTGA
- the spoIIAA gene encoding anti-sigma F factor antagonist, whose product MVDLDIDRNGNALVVRLQGEIDLCAAEALRPRLDKEIERQKAKHLVFNLRGVDFIDSSGIGFILGRYKRVKALGGKVALAGPTRSVHRIIELSGMYKLMEGYANEVEALRALEGGKTG is encoded by the coding sequence ATGGTGGATTTGGATATAGACCGCAATGGCAACGCGCTGGTGGTGCGCCTTCAAGGGGAGATCGACCTGTGCGCCGCCGAGGCGCTGCGGCCGCGACTCGATAAGGAGATCGAGCGCCAGAAGGCCAAACACCTCGTCTTTAACCTGCGCGGTGTCGACTTCATCGACAGTTCCGGCATCGGCTTCATCCTCGGCCGCTACAAACGGGTAAAAGCGCTGGGTGGCAAGGTGGCCCTGGCCGGCCCCACCCGGTCGGTCCATCGCATCATCGAGCTTTCAGGCATGTACAAGCTTATGGAGGGGTATGCCAACGAGGTCGAGGCGCTGCGGGCGCTGGAAGGAGGGAAGACGGGTTGA
- a CDS encoding D-alanyl-D-alanine carboxypeptidase family protein: MKRSTFRLSLAMVFFFLASLIPVQAWAAPPLETQADSAVLMDPTTGAILFEKNSHKRVAPASVTKLMTLLVAFEAIEQGKASLDDKVVTSQRAFEMGGSQIYLEPGEEMVMRDLLISIAVHSANDACVAVAEHISGSYEAYVDDMNKKAQSLGLKDTHFMNPHGLPVDNHYTSAHDMAVIAREALKHPTLMQFVAIKHHKIRESSSKPMQLDNHNRLLWWYPGTDGFKTGWTSEAKYCLVSTVERDNLRLIASVFGVPEIRGHFKESMKLYNYGFSRYTFKSVAKPGEPLGEVAVGKGRKERVQVVAQGKPGLIVERGKEKGIESRVELEPYATAPIAQGQKLGDLVIVQNGQEVSRIDLVAKEDVPKGTLTMELTKIWQAMYGIR; encoded by the coding sequence TTGAAGCGTTCGACGTTCCGCCTTTCGCTGGCCATGGTTTTCTTTTTCCTGGCATCCCTGATCCCGGTGCAGGCTTGGGCGGCGCCGCCTTTGGAGACGCAGGCCGACTCAGCGGTGCTCATGGATCCCACGACTGGCGCCATCCTTTTTGAAAAGAACTCCCACAAGCGGGTGGCGCCCGCCAGCGTGACGAAACTGATGACCCTGCTTGTCGCCTTCGAAGCGATCGAACAGGGCAAGGCCAGCCTGGATGACAAGGTGGTCACCAGCCAGCGGGCTTTCGAGATGGGCGGTTCCCAGATTTATCTGGAACCGGGGGAAGAGATGGTCATGCGCGATCTCTTGATCTCCATTGCCGTCCATTCCGCCAATGACGCCTGTGTGGCGGTGGCCGAGCACATTAGCGGCTCCTATGAGGCATATGTGGACGACATGAACAAAAAGGCGCAGTCACTGGGCTTGAAGGACACCCATTTTATGAACCCCCATGGACTGCCGGTGGACAACCACTACACCTCGGCCCATGACATGGCCGTCATCGCTCGTGAGGCTTTGAAACATCCCACACTCATGCAGTTTGTCGCTATCAAGCACCACAAGATCCGAGAGAGCAGTTCCAAGCCGATGCAGTTGGACAACCATAACCGCCTGCTCTGGTGGTATCCGGGAACGGACGGTTTTAAGACGGGCTGGACGAGCGAAGCCAAGTATTGTCTCGTCTCGACGGTGGAAAGAGACAACCTGCGGCTGATCGCTTCCGTCTTCGGCGTTCCTGAAATCCGGGGCCACTTCAAGGAGTCGATGAAGCTCTACAACTACGGCTTTTCCCGCTATACCTTCAAGTCGGTGGCCAAGCCGGGAGAGCCCTTGGGTGAGGTCGCCGTCGGCAAAGGGCGCAAGGAAAGGGTCCAGGTCGTGGCCCAAGGCAAACCGGGCCTGATCGTGGAGCGGGGAAAAGAGAAGGGCATCGAATCGCGCGTCGAGTTAGAGCCCTATGCCACGGCGCCAATCGCCCAAGGCCAGAAACTGGGTGACCTCGTCATTGTGCAGAACGGCCAGGAAGTGAGCCGCATCGACCTCGTCGCCAAAGAGGATGTGCCGAAGGGCACCCTGACGATGGAACTGACGAAGATCTGGCAGGCGATGTACGGGATCCGGTAA
- the sigF gene encoding RNA polymerase sporulation sigma factor SigF — protein MNQRLSEMNLPRFPLLGEEETTRLLRLAKDGDGDARERLIQCNLRLVFNLVQRFQHRGYELEDLFQIGVIGLIKAIDKFDLSYNVRFSTYAVPMIVGEIRRFLRDDSPVKVSRSYKEIAQRIHRVRQELNGSLGREPTVQEIAGAMNMPVEDVVEALEAVQLPTSIHETLYQDDGDPIFLLDQLASVGTEESAWFDHLALKDVLSRLAAREREILEMRFFQDKTQTEVATLVGLSQVQISRIERAALKKIRDMLSQTPPHEDGA, from the coding sequence ATGAATCAACGGCTTTCGGAGATGAACCTCCCCCGTTTTCCCCTTCTCGGCGAGGAAGAGACGACACGGCTGCTCCGGTTGGCCAAGGATGGCGATGGCGACGCGAGGGAACGGCTGATCCAGTGCAACCTGCGCCTCGTCTTCAACCTGGTCCAGCGCTTCCAGCACCGGGGCTATGAGTTGGAGGATCTCTTCCAGATCGGCGTGATTGGCCTGATCAAGGCTATCGATAAGTTCGATCTCTCCTATAATGTCCGCTTCAGCACCTACGCTGTCCCCATGATCGTCGGCGAAATCCGGCGTTTTCTCCGCGACGACAGCCCGGTGAAGGTCAGCCGATCCTATAAGGAGATCGCCCAGCGCATCCACCGGGTCCGGCAGGAGCTGAACGGCTCCTTGGGACGGGAGCCGACGGTGCAGGAGATCGCCGGCGCCATGAACATGCCTGTGGAGGATGTGGTCGAGGCGCTGGAGGCGGTCCAACTCCCCACCTCGATCCATGAGACCCTCTACCAGGATGACGGCGATCCCATCTTTCTTTTAGACCAACTGGCCTCCGTGGGAACCGAGGAAAGCGCATGGTTTGATCACCTGGCTTTGAAGGATGTCCTGTCCCGTCTGGCCGCGAGGGAGCGGGAAATTTTAGAGATGCGCTTTTTCCAGGACAAAACGCAGACAGAGGTGGCCACGCTGGTTGGTCTCTCACAGGTGCAAATCTCTCGCATCGAACGCGCGGCGCTGAAAAAGATCCGCGACATGCTGAGCCAAACGCCGCCCCATGAGGACGGGGCGTGA
- a CDS encoding stage V sporulation protein AE, translating into MTAETARKRRVIVITDGDKVARKAVESATRRIGGRCISLSAGNPTPVTGKKLAQMILSTPHDPVVVMVDDRGAVGMGKGEQALWEISHDDRIELIGAVAVASNTLGAEGITVDQSVDRYGRLVDGPVDKNGYPEPPGNRYLEGDTVETLTQLPIPVIIGTGDTGKMQGADHVRRGAPITTQALLEILRRAGNNGVD; encoded by the coding sequence ATGACGGCGGAAACAGCGAGAAAACGACGAGTCATCGTCATCACCGACGGCGACAAGGTCGCCCGGAAGGCCGTCGAATCAGCGACGCGGCGTATCGGTGGGCGGTGCATTTCTCTATCGGCAGGCAACCCGACGCCGGTGACCGGCAAGAAGCTGGCCCAGATGATCCTGTCTACGCCCCACGATCCAGTCGTAGTCATGGTCGACGACCGGGGCGCCGTCGGGATGGGGAAAGGGGAACAGGCGCTTTGGGAAATCAGCCACGACGACCGGATTGAGTTGATCGGCGCTGTAGCGGTGGCTTCCAACACCCTGGGCGCGGAAGGGATCACCGTCGACCAGTCGGTTGACCGCTACGGTCGCCTTGTGGATGGTCCTGTAGACAAGAACGGCTACCCCGAACCGCCGGGCAACCGCTACCTGGAAGGGGATACGGTGGAGACACTGACCCAACTGCCCATCCCGGTGATTATCGGCACCGGCGATACGGGGAAGATGCAAGGGGCGGATCACGTCCGGCGCGGCGCGCCCATCACCACCCAGGCCTTGCTGGAGATCCTGCGGCGGGCCGGGAACAATGGAGTCGATTGA
- a CDS encoding spore germination protein gives MSEAKKQEQTKKELRQTVLSEEELVADLKTNILQMNSELGVNVGFDIACREMEIAGRQAAMYYVNGFTKDLDLLQIMKSLDAFEKEAKDKGAFDIDRLMDHHLFYLQVTTEAKLRQVYYHILSGRVAFLFDGEKKAIVVEARQMPGRQPQEPDIERVVRGSRDGFTETIVTNTALIRRRVRDPRLRFKLLQVGRRSQTDVAVAYIEDIASPELVQEITDRINAVDIDGLPMAEKTLEEFLTQGDWNPYPRVRYTERPDVAAMHLFEGHVLVLVDTSPSVMIAPVTVFHHLEHAEEYRQNAPVGVFLRMVRYAAIFASLFILPLWLMYAINPALLPTWLAFIGPKEMGSVPIVGQVLIAEVGLDMLRMAAVHTPSPLATALGLIAAFMIGEVAIEVGLFNPEIILYLAVAAVGTFATPSYELGQANRLIRLFLIVMVAFFGLPGLLVGISAFLALVMRTKSFGRPYFWPIAPTNAKMIPVALLRAPVPAKRLRPQLLDPIDPDRLPDPYAGSAGGATSGKAVSGKAEYGNVGEKGPRQSGAGAENAGSGHGIGGASESHEVRERREGYGGSEVHEGQSCYDMSPGGHHGGLHGHDRRQVGELFEETDVAGEPDHPGLREPLRWRKHRRGLWSWFKSKVGGSRR, from the coding sequence ATGAGCGAAGCGAAGAAGCAGGAGCAAACAAAAAAAGAACTGCGGCAGACAGTGCTCTCCGAGGAAGAACTGGTCGCCGATTTAAAGACGAACATCCTCCAGATGAATTCGGAGTTGGGCGTCAACGTCGGCTTTGATATCGCCTGCCGGGAGATGGAGATCGCCGGTCGCCAAGCCGCCATGTACTATGTCAACGGCTTTACAAAAGACCTGGACCTGCTCCAAATCATGAAGTCCCTCGACGCCTTTGAAAAAGAAGCGAAGGACAAGGGCGCCTTCGACATCGATCGACTGATGGATCACCATCTCTTCTACCTACAGGTCACGACGGAGGCCAAACTCCGGCAGGTCTACTACCATATCCTCTCCGGCCGGGTCGCTTTTCTCTTTGATGGCGAAAAAAAGGCCATCGTCGTCGAAGCCCGCCAGATGCCGGGACGGCAGCCGCAAGAACCGGACATCGAGCGGGTCGTCCGGGGCAGCCGCGACGGCTTCACCGAAACAATCGTCACGAACACTGCCCTGATCCGCCGGCGTGTCCGCGATCCGCGATTGCGCTTCAAGCTGTTGCAGGTGGGCCGGCGTTCACAGACAGACGTGGCCGTCGCCTACATTGAAGACATCGCTTCCCCCGAACTGGTGCAGGAGATCACCGACCGTATCAACGCTGTCGACATCGACGGTCTACCCATGGCCGAAAAAACGCTGGAGGAGTTCCTCACCCAGGGCGATTGGAACCCCTATCCCCGGGTGCGTTACACGGAACGGCCCGATGTGGCGGCCATGCATCTCTTTGAAGGCCATGTGCTGGTGCTGGTCGACACATCGCCGTCGGTGATGATCGCGCCGGTGACTGTCTTTCACCACTTAGAACATGCCGAGGAATACCGGCAGAATGCGCCGGTGGGCGTCTTTTTGCGGATGGTCCGCTATGCAGCCATTTTCGCTTCCCTCTTTATTCTGCCTCTCTGGTTGATGTACGCCATCAACCCGGCGTTGCTGCCGACCTGGCTGGCTTTCATCGGGCCGAAGGAGATGGGGAGCGTCCCGATTGTAGGCCAGGTGCTGATCGCCGAGGTGGGGTTGGACATGTTGCGCATGGCCGCAGTCCATACGCCGTCACCGTTGGCGACCGCTCTCGGATTGATCGCCGCCTTCATGATCGGCGAAGTCGCCATCGAGGTCGGCCTCTTCAACCCCGAAATCATCCTGTACCTGGCCGTGGCGGCGGTGGGCACCTTTGCCACCCCCTCCTATGAACTGGGACAGGCAAACCGGTTAATACGCCTGTTTCTCATCGTGATGGTGGCCTTTTTCGGCCTGCCTGGATTACTGGTTGGCATCTCCGCCTTCCTGGCCCTCGTCATGCGGACGAAATCCTTTGGCCGACCCTACTTCTGGCCGATTGCGCCGACCAATGCCAAGATGATCCCCGTGGCACTTCTGCGGGCGCCTGTGCCGGCCAAGCGACTGCGGCCGCAGTTGCTCGATCCGATCGACCCGGACCGGCTCCCCGATCCCTATGCCGGTTCAGCCGGCGGCGCCACCTCCGGCAAAGCGGTGTCCGGCAAAGCGGAATACGGGAATGTGGGTGAAAAAGGTCCTCGACAGAGTGGGGCTGGGGCGGAGAATGCCGGCAGCGGTCATGGCATAGGCGGCGCGAGCGAGAGCCATGAAGTGCGCGAACGTCGCGAAGGCTACGGAGGCAGTGAAGTCCACGAAGGCCAGAGCTGTTACGACATGAGTCCCGGCGGTCACCATGGCGGGCTTCACGGGCATGACAGACGCCAAGTTGGGGAACTGTTTGAAGAAACGGATGTTGCAGGAGAACCTGACCACCCCGGTCTCCGTGAACCTTTGCGTTGGCGCAAGCACCGGCGCGGGTTGTGGAGTTGGTTTAAGTCGAAAGTGGGAGGATCCAGACGGTGA
- a CDS encoding NUDIX domain-containing protein, with protein MEHLKEKTLESERVFDGNFIRLRKDRVVLPNGATSTREVVEHPGAAAIVPLTPRKEVVLIRQWRHPIKEVSIEIPAGKLSEDEDPLECAKRELSEETGFSARRWDPLIQFYASPGFCDEEMHLFIARDLYVSDGRPDEDEFVEPLVVPLEAALEMIETGEIMDAKSIIGLLRAARFLEMEKV; from the coding sequence ATGGAACACCTGAAAGAAAAGACCCTGGAAAGCGAGCGCGTTTTTGACGGCAATTTCATCCGCCTGCGCAAGGATCGGGTCGTGCTTCCCAACGGCGCCACATCGACGCGGGAGGTGGTGGAACACCCTGGCGCGGCAGCCATCGTCCCCTTGACGCCGCGCAAGGAGGTCGTCCTGATTCGTCAGTGGCGACATCCGATCAAAGAGGTGTCTATTGAGATTCCGGCGGGAAAGCTCTCGGAAGATGAAGACCCTCTGGAGTGCGCCAAACGGGAGCTGTCAGAAGAGACGGGCTTCTCGGCCCGCCGCTGGGATCCGCTCATCCAGTTCTACGCCTCCCCCGGTTTTTGCGATGAGGAGATGCACCTGTTCATCGCCCGCGATCTCTACGTTTCTGATGGCCGCCCCGATGAGGATGAGTTCGTCGAGCCCCTGGTGGTTCCTCTCGAAGCGGCCCTGGAGATGATCGAGACGGGCGAGATCATGGACGCCAAGTCGATCATCGGTCTGCTGAGGGCGGCCCGTTTTTTAGAGATGGAAAAGGTGTAA
- a CDS encoding thymidine phosphorylase produces MRAYDIIAKKRDGGELTAEEIRFFIHGFAKGKPFVNQEANALRSGDEESLDNGERHCVTDYQAAAWAMAVFLRGMTEAETAALTEAMVTSGETVDLSPIPGIKVDKHSTGGVGDTTTLILAPLVAAMGIPVAKMSGRGLGHTGGTLDKLESIPGLSIDLSREKFLAQVKDIHVAVAGQTANLVPADQKLYALRDVTATVESIPLIASSVMSKKLAAGADAILLDVKVGRGAFMKNQDDAKELARAMVAIGNRLGRRTAALLTAMEQPLGNAVGNALEVAEAIAILANRDECGFGPISADLRTVTLELAARLAWMAGKADSVEAGLHLAETTLTSGAALERFRRFVAAQGGDSRVADAPETLLPQASIRQPVRASHGGLVTALDAMAVGRAAALLGAGRQQKGDPIDPAVGVVIHKRIGDTVKAGDVLAEVFANDSRWQAAAQAVSDAYAIGPGGEEENGALAPLPLILGEVH; encoded by the coding sequence ATGCGGGCCTATGACATCATCGCCAAGAAACGCGACGGCGGGGAACTCACAGCGGAGGAGATCCGCTTTTTCATCCACGGCTTCGCCAAGGGGAAGCCGTTCGTCAATCAAGAGGCCAACGCGCTAAGGTCGGGTGACGAGGAATCTCTCGATAACGGTGAGCGCCACTGTGTAACAGATTACCAAGCGGCCGCCTGGGCAATGGCCGTCTTCCTGCGGGGGATGACGGAGGCCGAAACGGCCGCTTTGACCGAGGCCATGGTCACCTCGGGTGAGACGGTGGACCTGTCGCCCATCCCCGGCATCAAGGTGGACAAGCACAGCACCGGCGGCGTCGGCGATACGACGACCCTGATCCTGGCGCCGCTGGTGGCGGCCATGGGGATCCCGGTGGCGAAGATGTCCGGGCGCGGTTTGGGACATACGGGGGGGACCCTGGACAAGCTTGAAAGCATTCCCGGTCTTTCCATCGACCTGAGCCGGGAGAAATTTCTGGCCCAGGTCAAGGACATTCATGTGGCAGTGGCCGGCCAGACGGCCAATCTGGTGCCCGCCGATCAGAAGCTCTACGCACTCCGGGACGTGACGGCCACCGTCGAATCGATCCCCCTGATCGCCTCCAGTGTGATGAGCAAAAAGCTGGCTGCCGGCGCTGACGCCATCCTGCTTGATGTGAAGGTGGGGCGGGGGGCCTTCATGAAAAACCAGGACGATGCGAAGGAATTGGCCAGGGCGATGGTCGCCATCGGCAACCGGCTCGGGCGGCGTACGGCGGCGTTGCTTACGGCGATGGAACAGCCCCTCGGCAACGCCGTCGGCAACGCCCTCGAGGTGGCCGAAGCAATCGCCATCCTGGCCAACCGCGACGAATGCGGCTTCGGCCCCATATCGGCGGACCTGCGCACGGTGACGTTGGAACTGGCGGCCCGGTTGGCCTGGATGGCCGGCAAGGCCGATTCTGTCGAGGCCGGGTTGCACCTGGCTGAAACAACCCTCACATCGGGCGCTGCCCTGGAACGTTTTCGCCGCTTCGTTGCGGCGCAGGGCGGCGACAGCCGCGTGGCCGACGCGCCGGAGACCCTCCTGCCGCAAGCGTCGATCCGGCAACCGGTGCGGGCCAGCCATGGGGGCCTGGTCACCGCCCTCGATGCGATGGCCGTCGGTCGCGCAGCCGCATTGCTCGGCGCAGGGCGGCAACAGAAAGGGGATCCCATCGATCCGGCGGTGGGTGTTGTCATCCACAAGCGCATCGGCGACACTGTCAAAGCCGGCGACGTGCTGGCAGAGGTTTTCGCCAACGACAGTCGCTGGCAGGCGGCGGCGCAGGCGGTGAGCGACGCCTACGCCATCGGTCCCGGCGGGGAAGAGGAGAACGGTGCTTTGGCGCCGTTGCCGCTGATCTTGGGAGAGGTGCATTGA
- the spoIIAB gene encoding anti-sigma F factor — protein sequence MKTKNQVKLEFPSIPENVALARVIVATMLAGMDFTLTDLDDAKVAVSEAVSNAILHGYQNRPNGLVYLTITADPEGLEVIVEDYGRGIVDVAKAMEPAFSTLGDRMGMGFVFMQSFMDKVDVDSQVGRGTRVRMYKACRQAMRAVQ from the coding sequence TTGAAGACGAAAAACCAGGTCAAGCTGGAGTTTCCGAGCATTCCTGAGAACGTCGCGTTGGCCCGGGTGATCGTGGCGACCATGCTCGCCGGAATGGATTTTACCTTAACCGATCTCGATGACGCCAAGGTGGCCGTGTCGGAAGCCGTTTCCAACGCCATCCTGCATGGCTACCAGAACCGTCCCAACGGCCTCGTATACCTGACGATCACCGCTGACCCGGAAGGGCTGGAGGTGATCGTGGAGGATTACGGCCGCGGCATCGTCGACGTAGCCAAGGCGATGGAACCGGCCTTTTCAACCCTTGGCGACCGGATGGGCATGGGCTTTGTTTTTATGCAATCCTTTATGGACAAAGTGGATGTGGACTCCCAGGTAGGCCGCGGGACGCGGGTGCGCATGTACAAGGCCTGTCGCCAGGCGATGCGGGCCGTGCAGTGA
- a CDS encoding phosphopentomutase yields the protein MKKRVILIVLDSVGIGELPDADRYGDRGSHTLANTARAVGGLHLPHLAKLGLGNIDAIDGVAPVERPDGAFGKMAERAPGKDTTTGHWELAGVVLDKPFPVYPDGFPPEVMAAFEKAIGRNTLGNVAASGTEIIERLGEAHMATGAPIVYTSADSVFQIAAHEEVIPLEELYRYCQIARQILQGDHAVGRVIARPFVGVPTAFRRTTNRHDYSLKPPGRLVFDVIGEAGQEVAAVGKIYDIYAGQGFSRHVSTRSNMEGVDCTLAYMQEVEQGLIMTNLVDFDMHYGHRNDPEGYARALQDFDSRLPEILAALAPEDLLILTADHGCDPTTASTDHSREYVPVLLTGRKTPAGVNVGVRSTFADVGETVLAWLGLPPLGVGQVIEEVRHAGL from the coding sequence ATGAAAAAACGCGTCATTCTCATCGTCTTAGACAGTGTGGGCATCGGGGAACTGCCGGACGCTGACCGTTACGGCGACCGGGGCAGCCACACCCTGGCCAATACCGCCCGGGCTGTCGGCGGTCTGCACCTGCCCCATCTGGCCAAGCTCGGTCTCGGCAACATTGACGCCATCGACGGTGTGGCACCGGTGGAACGGCCGGATGGGGCTTTTGGCAAGATGGCCGAACGGGCGCCCGGCAAGGATACGACGACCGGACACTGGGAACTGGCCGGCGTCGTGCTGGACAAGCCTTTTCCCGTCTACCCGGACGGTTTCCCGCCTGAGGTGATGGCGGCTTTTGAAAAGGCCATCGGCCGCAATACCCTCGGCAATGTGGCGGCCTCGGGGACGGAGATCATCGAGCGCCTCGGCGAAGCGCATATGGCGACAGGCGCACCCATCGTCTACACCTCGGCCGATTCGGTCTTTCAGATCGCCGCCCATGAAGAGGTCATCCCCTTGGAGGAACTGTACCGCTATTGCCAGATCGCCCGCCAGATCCTGCAGGGCGACCATGCCGTAGGCCGCGTCATCGCCCGTCCTTTCGTCGGTGTGCCGACGGCCTTTCGGCGGACGACGAACCGCCACGACTACTCGCTGAAGCCGCCGGGCCGATTGGTCTTCGACGTCATCGGCGAGGCCGGTCAGGAGGTCGCTGCCGTCGGCAAGATTTACGATATCTATGCCGGCCAGGGCTTCTCCCGTCATGTGTCGACCCGGTCGAACATGGAGGGTGTCGACTGCACCCTCGCCTACATGCAGGAGGTGGAGCAGGGGCTGATCATGACCAACCTGGTCGACTTCGACATGCACTACGGCCATCGCAACGACCCGGAAGGCTATGCCCGGGCGTTGCAAGACTTTGACTCCCGCCTGCCGGAAATCTTGGCGGCGCTTGCGCCGGAGGACCTGCTGATCCTGACGGCGGACCACGGCTGCGACCCTACTACGGCGTCAACAGATCACTCTCGCGAGTATGTGCCGGTTTTATTGACGGGACGCAAGACGCCGGCTGGTGTCAATGTGGGGGTCCGTTCAACATTCGCCGACGTGGGCGAAACGGTCCTCGCCTGGCTTGGCCTGCCGCCGCTCGGCGTGGGGCAGGTCATCGAGGAGGTGCGCCATGCGGGCCTATGA